One part of the Vanessa cardui chromosome 2, ilVanCard2.1, whole genome shotgun sequence genome encodes these proteins:
- the LOC124536947 gene encoding uncharacterized protein LOC124536947, with protein sequence MPHSVFDESRFKVDTDEMMITLVRFLLAILLFSDVLCRRVPEQNSTTDGESMEEMAKKPVCHYSDPHVADCIKRVAEQAKLLLAHGIPSFGIQPLEPLKVPSIRLRQHNMPQARFKYDAWLTDLTLNGLTNYTFNKLDVFPEDLKVTGNISLPRLVMSGEYVVIGQFQMLPVESTGIISANFTDCTAALDAVGAKVHKRMVIRDADVKLRCTGPLLANLKEAHSTTGEMEMITDHIIHMHATELAKEVQPAVETALSMVLEDIANKFLKHIPTNMVFPN encoded by the exons ATGCCTCATTCAGTCTTTGATGAATCTCGATTCAAAGTGGACACAGACGAGATGATGATCACTCTAGTTAGATTTCTGTTAGCAATTCTGCTTTTTAGTGATGTGCTTTGTAGACGAGTGCCAGAACAAAATAGTACGACAGATGGCGAGAGCATGGAGGAAATGG CAAAGAAGCCAGTTTGTCATTACAGCGATCCTCATGTCGCTGACTGCATTAAACGAGTGGCAGAACAAGCCAAGCTGCTTCTGGCACATGGTATACCATCCTTTGGCATTCAACCGCTTGAGCCATTGAAAGTGCCAAGCATAAGATTAAGACAGCACAACATGCCGCAGGCGCGCTTCAAGTATGACGCCTGGCTCACCGACCTAACCCTGAACGGCTTGACAAACTACACTTTTAATAAACTCGA CGTCTTCCCAGAAGACTTAAAGGTTACGGGTAACATAAGCTTACCACGACTGGTGATGTCCGGTGAATATGTAGTCATCGGTCAATTTCAAATGTTGCCAGTGGAATCGACGGGGATTATATCTGCTAATTTCA CGGACTGCACCGCTGCTCTCGACGCTGTTGGGGCAAAGGTTCACAAAAGGATGGTGATTCGCGACGCTGACGTCAAACTCCGCTGCACTGGACCGCTATTGGCTAATTTAAAAGAAGCCCATTCGACTACTGGTGAAATGG AAATGATAACAGATCACATAATTCACATGCACGCGACGGAACTAGCGAAGGAAGTACAGCCGGCCGTGGAGACAGCGCTCTCCATGGTTTTGGAAGACATCGCCAACAAATTCCTTAAACACATCCCAACCAATATGGTTTTCCCGAACTGA
- the LOC124536959 gene encoding protein takeout-like, translating into MKKILLIFSVIQILCSAEKSFINFGSFICPREEKALGRCLRDALNSYIPQLATGVPEYGVPSCEPLFVPSLAIEQTAGPISVTSSYTDVSVRGPSTMRVKDVQVHSAKHEVIATLHIPELRMKGNYNLKGQLLMLPIEGDGKFSAKYDDIDATVIMVLGRKPRPNAADALACKKLDVMFNVKKVSMDLDNLFGGDGDLGNAMNKFLNENWEKLSKELQSPMEEALKDFFKPLADHVLSTLDADDILSP; encoded by the exons atgaagaaaattttattaatattcagtgtgattcaaatattatgtagtgctgaaaaaagttttattaatt TCGGTAGTTTCATATGTCCCCGTGAGGAGAAAGCCCTCGGTCGTTGCCTAAGAGACGCTCTCAACTCCTACATACCGCAATTAGCAACAG GAGTGCCAGAATACGGTGTGCCATCATGCGAGCCGCTTTTCGTTCCCTCCTTAGCGATCGAACAGACAGCGGGACCAATATCTGTGACGTCCTCGTACACGGACGTATCAGTAAGAGGCCCTTCGACCATGCGGGTAAAAGATGTTCA GGTTCATTCTGCGAAGCATGAGGTGATTGCTACGCTTCACATACCTGAGCTGAGGATGAAGGGTAACTACAACTTGAAGGGGCAACTTTTAATGTTGCCAATTGAAGGAGATGGAAAATTTTCCGCGAAATATg ATGATATCGACGCAACAGTGATCATGGTTTTGGGAAGAAAACCTCGTCCGAACGCAGCAGACGCTCTGGCTTGCAAGAAACTTGATGTTATGTTCAACGTTAAAAAGGTTTCGATGGATCTGGACAATCTCTTTGGTGGAGATGGAGACTTAG GAAATGCAATGAACAAATTTTTGAACGAAAATTGGGAGAAACTTTCTAAAGAATTACAAAGTCCAATGGAAGAGGCTTTAAAAGATTTCTTCAAGCCGTTAGCGGATCATGTGTTGAGTACATTAGACGCTGATGATATTTTGTCACCATAG